DNA from Asticcacaulis sp. ZE23SCel15:
GGCAGCCTTTATTTTCGTAAAAGCTGATCCCCCAGCCGTCCTTGTGCGGGCCGGTTTCACCGCCTCGCTTCGCCAGAGCGGCAAAGCTGAACCGGATATCAGTCGGCACATTGGCGTTCATGCCCAGAAGTTCGCACATAGTTATTTCCTGCGAAACTCGTCCTGCGGATAGACGCCCAAAATCTCGACATCGGTCGCAAAGAATTTCAGTTCTTCCATGGCCAATTGCAGGGCGCGATCAGAGGGGCGCGCCTCGACATCGGCATAAAAGAAGGTCACCGAGAACGAGCCGTTTTCCGAATAGCTTTCCAGCTTGGTCATATTGACACCGTTGGTGGCAAACCCGCCCAAGGCTTTATAGAGCGCTGCCGGAATAGAGCGCACCCGGAATACAAAGGTGGTGACGCAAGGGATTTCGGGGGCCGGATCGACCACGCTTTGCTCGCCCGTCAGCACCAGAAAGCGCGTGGTGTTATGGCGCGCGTCCTCAAGGTTCGGGCGGATGATCTCAAGGCCGTAAAGCTCTGCGGCCACTTCCGGGGCAATCGCCGCCCGGTCCATAGCGCCACTTTCTTTCAGGGCGCGGGCCGACCCTGCCGTATCGTGAAACACCTCCGGCAGAATATTCAGTTCGCGCAACGAATTGCGGCATTGCATCAGGGCCATAGGGTGAGAAAACGCGACCTTGATGTCGGCAAGTTTCGCGCCCTTATTGACCATCAGGTTCATCTCGATCGGCAAGAACCGCTCACCGATAATCTTCAATCCCGAATGGGGCAGCAGGTGATGGACATCCGCCACCCGTCCGGCCAGAGAGTTTTCGACCGGGATCATGCCGAGGTCACACTCACCACTGCGCACCGCCGCGAACGCTTCCTCAAAAGTCGGGTGGGCGACCGCTTCGGCACCGGGGAACCAGCGCTTTATGGCCTGATGGCTGAAGGCGCCGGGTTCGCCCTGAAAGGCGATTCTTTGAGGATTTGACATATCAGAGTCCGTTAATCTGAGCATAGGCAATGGCGGCATCAAGGTCTGCCGGATTATCGACCGACAGGGGCGCGTCCTCTACCACCAGCGCATAGATATTCATATCCATTTCGAGGGCGCGCAGTTGCTCAAGCTTTTCAAGCGTCTCCAGCGGTGATGGCGGGGCGGCGGTAAAGGCTTCCAGCGCCGCCCGCCGGTAGCCATAGATGCCGATATGCCGCCAGATAGGCGCGTCACCAAACAGGGTCGAGCGCGTGAAGTATAATGCCTTACCGGAGGTCGTCAGTACCGCCTTGACCACATCCTTATTGCCACGGTCGGCAGGGGAATGTTCGGTGGCCACAAGGGTAGCGATATCGGCCTTGGGCTGATCGTTTAACAGCGCCACGGTGCGGCTAATAACGTCAGGATCCACAAACGGCATATCGCCCTGAAGATTGATCACAATGTCATGGCGGCCTTCCGGATCGACGGCTTTGAGGGCCGCCATGATTTGGTCAGACCCCGACGGCAGGGCCGGATCGGTCAGTACCGCTTCTCCCCCGTGGGCCACAATCGCATCGACAATGGCCTGATCACCGGCGGCCACGACCACGCGAACACCGCTGGCTTTCTGCGCCTGCTTCATCACCCGCACGATCATGGGCAGGCCCGCAATATCGGCCAGAGGCTTATCCGGCAGGCGCGTAGCGGCCATTCGGGCGGGGATAATAACCAGTGATGTCACCTTGCAAAAACCTCCGGAGTGCGACGATTTGACACAGCTTGAGGCCTTTTTCGGCAAAAAGCCGCAAACGCGCCTTGCGTCTTTTGCGGTA
Protein-coding regions in this window:
- a CDS encoding prephenate dehydratase — protein: MSNPQRIAFQGEPGAFSHQAIKRWFPGAEAVAHPTFEEAFAAVRSGECDLGMIPVENSLAGRVADVHHLLPHSGLKIIGERFLPIEMNLMVNKGAKLADIKVAFSHPMALMQCRNSLRELNILPEVFHDTAGSARALKESGAMDRAAIAPEVAAELYGLEIIRPNLEDARHNTTRFLVLTGEQSVVDPAPEIPCVTTFVFRVRSIPAALYKALGGFATNGVNMTKLESYSENGSFSVTFFYADVEARPSDRALQLAMEELKFFATDVEILGVYPQDEFRRK
- a CDS encoding 3-deoxy-manno-octulosonate cytidylyltransferase; the protein is MTSLVIIPARMAATRLPDKPLADIAGLPMIVRVMKQAQKASGVRVVVAAGDQAIVDAIVAHGGEAVLTDPALPSGSDQIMAALKAVDPEGRHDIVINLQGDMPFVDPDVISRTVALLNDQPKADIATLVATEHSPADRGNKDVVKAVLTTSGKALYFTRSTLFGDAPIWRHIGIYGYRRAALEAFTAAPPSPLETLEKLEQLRALEMDMNIYALVVEDAPLSVDNPADLDAAIAYAQINGL